A region from the Medicago truncatula cultivar Jemalong A17 chromosome 6, MtrunA17r5.0-ANR, whole genome shotgun sequence genome encodes:
- the LOC25480214 gene encoding receptor-like protein EIX2, translating into MNKCVETERNALLKFRDVINLKYRDGISSWKGEECCKWKGISCDNFTHHVTSMELSFGFGESFHTNKCVEKERRALLKFRDAINLNREFISSWKGEECCKWEGISCDNFTHHVIGLNLEPLNYTKELRGKLDSSICELQHLTSLNLNGNQFEGKIPKCIGSLDKLIELNLGFNHFVGVIPPSLGNLSNLQTLDLSSNYDMISNDLEWLSHLSNLRYLDLSNVNLTLAVDWLSSISKIPYLSELYLYGCGLHQVNPKSIPLLNTSISLKSVGLSDNELQSSILKSFRNMSQLQDLNLNSNQLSGKLSDNIQQLCTTKNDLRNLDLSNNPFKVMSLPDFSCFPFLETLSLRNTNVVSPFPKSFVHLSSLSILDLGFNQLNGSQPLFEITKLVSLKTLYLSHNNLSGPFPHTIGQLSDLNELRLSSNKLNSTINETHLSNLSELKYFDVNQNSLSFNLSSNWVPPFKLETLLASSCTLGPKFPAWLKYQRGITYLNISNCGISDSFPKWFGNLSSSLTYLDISHNKLNGPLPKSLQSLNVNYDDIWVWDFSFNNLNGSVPPFPKLYALFLSNNMFTGSLSSFCTSSSQNLIHLDLSSNMLVGPLPDCWEKFQSLRVLNLAENNFSGKVPKSLGALGQIESLHLNNNNFSGEIPSLILCQKLKLIDVGDNNLQGSLPMWLGHHLHQLIVLRLRANKFQGSIPTSMCNLSLLQILDLSQNNITGGIPQCFSHIVALSNLKSPRFIFHYESVTVSDDKGWYEIGIDSYYEIGYINDKEILTLKGYSREYETNLGYWTTIDLSCNHLTGEIPQSITKLVALAGLNLSWNNLTGFIPSNIGHMESLESLDLSRNHLSGRMPTSFTNLTFLSYMDLSFNNLEGKIPLSTQLQSFDPSTYTGNNRLCGPPLINLCPDDVISPNKSYDKTVTSEDEDKLITFGFYVSLGLGFIIGFWGVCGTLVLKTSWRHAYFKFFNNVNDWIHVTLAVFVNSLNKKFHVQD; encoded by the exons ATGAACAAGTGCGTGGAGACAGAGAGGAATGCTCTCCTCAAGTTTAGAGATGTTATCAATCTTAAGTACAGGGATGGAATTTCATCATGGAAAGGTGAAGAATGTTGCAAATGGAAAGGGATTTCATGTGATAATTTCACTCATCATGTAACCAGTATGGAACTCTCTTTTGGATTTGGAG AAAGTTTTCATACAAACAAGTGTGTGGAGAAAGAGAGGAGAGCTCTCCTCAAGTTTAGAGATGCTATCAATCTTAATAGGGAATTCATTTCGTCATGGAAAGGTGAAGAATGTTGCAAATGGGAAGGAATTTCATGTGATAATTTCACTCATCATGTAATCGGTTTGAATCTCGAGCCTTTAAATTATACTAAAGAATTGCGAGGTAAGTTAGATTCTTCAATATGTGAATTGCAACATCTTACTTCTTTAAATCTCAATGGTAATCAATTTGAAGGAAAGATTCCAAAGTGCATTGGTTCACTTGATAAGTTGATAGAGTTGAATCTTGGTTTTAATcattttgttggtgtcattcCTCCTAGTTTGGGGAACCTTTCCAATTTACAAACTCTTGACCTTTCATCTAATTATGATATGATTTCAAATGACCTTGAATGGCTTTCTCATCTCTCTAATTTGAGATACCTTGATCTATCAAATGTCAATCTCACTCTAGCTGTTGATTGGTTGTCATCAATAAGCAAAATTCCTTATCTATCTGAACTTTATTTATATGGTTGTGGGCTCCATCAAGTCAATCCTAAATCCATTCCCCTCCTGAATACTTCCATTTCTCTGAAATCAGTTGGTCTCTCAGATAATGAACTACAAAGTAGCATACTAAAATCTTTTAGAAATATGTCTCAACTGCAAGATTTGAACCTGAATTCCAATCAATTGTCTGGCAAACTTAGTGACAACATACAACAATTGTGTACCACGAAAAATGATTTAAGGAATTTGGATCTAAGCAATAACCCATTCAAAGTGATGTCACTTCCAGATTTTTCATGTTTTCCATTTTTGGAGACATTATCTCTTCGAAATACCAATGTTGTCAGTCCATTTCCAAAATCATTTGTTCATTTGTCTTCCCTTTCTATTCTAGATCTTGGTTTTAACCAATTAAATGGATCACAACCATTATTTGAGATAACTAAACTCGTCTCATTAAAAACACTATATCTCTCCCATAATAACTTAAGTGGTCCATTTCCACATACAATTGGCCAACTTTCTGATCTAAATGAGTTACGTCTCTCTTCAAATAAGTTAAACAGCACCATTAATGAAACACATTTATCAAACTTATCtgaattgaaatattttgatgtgaatcaaaattcactttcattcaacTTGAGTTCAAATTGGGTTCCACCTTTCAAACTGGAAACACTACTTGCATCATCATGCACATTGGGTCCTAAATTTCCAGCATGGCTCAAATATCAACGCGGGATTACTTATCTAAATATCTCTAATTGTGGTATTTCAGATTCATTTCCTAAATGGTTTGGGAATTTATCTTCGAGTTTGACATACTTGGATATTTCCCATAATAAACTCAATGGACCCTTGCCAAAATCCTTACAAAGTCTGAATGTAAATTATGATGATATTTGGGTGTGGGATTTTAgtttcaacaatttgaatggttCAGTGCCTCCATTTCCAAAGTTGTACGCTCTATTTCTCTCAAATAATATGTTTACAGGGTCCCTGTCTTCGTTTTGTACATCCTCATCtcaaaatttaattcatttagacTTGTCTAGTAATATGTTAGTAGGGCCACTTCCAGATTGTTGGGAGAAGTTTCAATCTTTAAGAGTTCTAAATTTGGCAGAGAATAATTTCTCAGGGAAAGTACCCAAATCACTTGGTGCTCTAGGACAAATTGAATCACTCCATTTAAATAATAACAACTTCTCCGGTGAAATTCCATCTTTGATCCTTtgtcaaaaattgaaattaattgatGTTGGAGATAACAATCTCCAAGGATCATTACCTATGTGGCTAGGCCATCATCTTCATCAGTTGATTGTTTTACGTCTACGGGCAAATAAGTTCCAAGGAAGCATTCCTACAAGTATGTGCAATCTATCACTTCTTCAAATACTGGATCTCTCTCAAAACAATATAACTGGGGGAATACCACAATGCTTCAGTCACATAGTTGCTTTATCAAATTTGAAGTCTCCAAGATTCATATTTCACTATGAGTCAGTTACAGTCTCTGATGACAAGGGATGGTACGAAATTGGCATTGACAGTTATTATGAAATTGGTTACATCAATGACAAGGAAATATTGACATTGAAAGGATACAGCAGAGAATATGAGACAAATCTTGGATATTGGACAACCATTGATCTTTCTTGCAACCATTTAACAGGAGAGATACCCCAAAGTATAACAAAACTCGTGGCATTAGCTGGTTTAAACCTTTCATGGAATAATCTCACAGGATTCATTCCTAGCAACATTGGTCATATGGAAAGTTTAGAATCACTCGACTTGTCAAGAAACCATCTTTCAGGTAGAATGCCAACGAGCTTTACAAATTTGACATTTCTTAGTTACATGGACTTGTCTTTCAACAACTTAGAAGGAAAAATTCCACTAAGCACTCAACTACAATCTTTTGATCCATCTACATATACGGGGAATAATCGACTATGTGGACCACCACTCATAAATCTTTGTCCAGACGATGTGATTTCTCCAAATAAAAGCTATGATAAAACTGTCACTAGTGAAGATGAAGATAAGCTAATAACCTTTGGGTTTTATGTTAGCTTGGGGCTTGGATTTATAATTGGATTTTGGGGAGTTTGTGGAACTCTAGTGCTAAAAACGTCATGGAGACATGCCTACTTCAAATTCTTCAACAACGTGAATGACTGGATCCATGTCACACTAGCTGTTTTTGTAAATAGTTTGAATAAGAAATTCCATGTCCAAGATTAA